The Pedobacter roseus genome contains a region encoding:
- a CDS encoding FecR family protein — translation MNTAEVEKLLERYRNGLCTEDEKALVESWHLSELSKRVSDLDHSELINAKNQIWNAIEEETALKPARKRMLWTKLASAAVVLFFIGFVINNQLKKQFSNPQQITKTAEKIIRPGGNKATLTLADGSKISLTDATDGIIAKQAGINITKTNKGELIYTVAAQSASNVKNAVYNTIETPRGGQYQINLPDGTKVWLNAESVLKYPAAFNGEERKVELKGEAYFEVAKLTGKNGARLPFKVKSDIGTGRSQEVEVLGTHFNINAYNNEPSNKTTLLEGSVRIKNLQSNLSQLLKPGQQSIITSSSPSVKVETVDAEESITWKDGYFSFNEENLETIMNKIARWYNVEIDYRGNKINKTFGGRISRFNSVNEVLDMLQTTGAVHFRIEERRILVMP, via the coding sequence ATGAATACAGCCGAAGTTGAAAAACTTTTAGAACGATACAGAAATGGATTGTGTACTGAAGACGAAAAAGCTTTAGTAGAATCGTGGCACTTATCCGAACTGTCTAAAAGGGTATCCGATCTGGATCACTCCGAGTTAATTAATGCCAAAAACCAAATCTGGAATGCAATTGAAGAAGAAACAGCGCTGAAACCTGCACGTAAACGAATGCTTTGGACAAAACTGGCGTCTGCGGCAGTGGTGCTCTTTTTTATTGGTTTCGTGATTAATAACCAGCTGAAAAAACAATTCTCAAATCCTCAACAAATTACTAAAACGGCAGAAAAAATAATAAGGCCTGGTGGAAATAAAGCAACTTTGACATTGGCCGATGGTTCTAAAATATCGTTAACAGATGCTACTGATGGTATAATTGCTAAACAAGCAGGCATTAACATTACCAAAACCAATAAAGGGGAGCTGATTTATACCGTTGCTGCACAATCGGCATCGAATGTTAAAAATGCTGTTTATAATACGATTGAAACACCGCGTGGCGGACAATACCAGATCAACCTTCCTGATGGGACTAAAGTTTGGCTCAATGCCGAATCGGTTTTAAAATATCCGGCTGCTTTTAATGGCGAAGAAAGAAAAGTAGAACTGAAAGGTGAAGCCTATTTCGAAGTAGCTAAGTTAACCGGTAAAAATGGTGCAAGGCTTCCATTCAAAGTAAAAAGCGACATCGGTACAGGCAGAAGTCAGGAAGTGGAAGTTTTGGGTACGCATTTTAACATTAATGCCTATAACAACGAACCCAGCAATAAAACCACCTTGCTTGAAGGTAGTGTAAGGATTAAAAATTTACAGTCGAACCTTTCGCAACTATTAAAACCGGGCCAGCAATCAATCATCACCTCTTCATCACCATCAGTGAAAGTTGAAACCGTAGATGCAGAAGAATCAATAACCTGGAAAGATGGTTATTTCAGTTTTAATGAAGAGAATTTAGAAACCATTATGAATAAAATTGCCCGTTGGTACAATGTAGAAATAGATTACCGCGGTAATAAAATCAATAAAACCTTTGGTGGGCGCATTTCGCGTTTCAATAGTGTAAACGAGGTGTTAGATATGCTTCAGACCACCGGGGCCGTACATTTTAGAATTGAGGAGAGGAGGATTTTAGTTATGCCATAA
- a CDS encoding PKD domain-containing protein: MKLNYIIKQTAGFMALLLLLSFSACKKGNTHKDLGAAPTADQVKFSVTPTATNANIVTLVNQSPGFKALWDFGNGATADGNTVTASYPLAGTYTVKLTIVTDGGSVSSTKSVVIAATNPAMLTDPAFTTLSGGLSNATGFTWVIDQKSAGHLGVGPVTSQTPDWYQAGPDEKVGLGFYDDEMTFNMNALKYTYDNKGTTFANASNAPGIGGPTGSNDPTVNYTPPTNLTWLVTETNGAKYITISGGGFIGYYLGVSQYQILSLNENEMWLRCLDKANSGNAWYLKLVRKGYVRPIVQKPIQAANLADDFQGTSNFTWTAENINFTSPYDNPGKFPVNTSAKVGYYEKRTGDDGQYGNLNVTLPYRFDLAAKNKVRLKVFIPGGNDFTKLQPKVSVKLQNSLLGGNAYTTQIEIVKTIAAADYNKWIQLEFDYSGSAAQTLYDKIVVQLGGEGHPAPGIFYIDDFEFK, from the coding sequence ATGAAATTAAATTATATCATTAAACAAACAGCCGGGTTTATGGCCTTGCTGCTTTTGCTGAGCTTTAGTGCCTGCAAAAAAGGAAATACACATAAAGATTTGGGTGCTGCACCCACGGCCGATCAGGTTAAGTTTAGCGTAACGCCTACTGCCACCAATGCCAATATTGTTACTTTGGTTAATCAGTCGCCAGGTTTCAAGGCCCTATGGGATTTTGGTAACGGCGCAACTGCTGATGGCAATACGGTTACCGCTTCTTATCCACTTGCAGGAACCTATACCGTTAAATTAACCATTGTTACTGATGGTGGTTCGGTTTCGAGTACCAAATCGGTGGTTATTGCAGCTACAAACCCTGCCATGTTAACTGACCCAGCTTTTACCACCCTTTCAGGTGGTTTGTCAAACGCTACAGGTTTTACCTGGGTGATCGATCAGAAATCTGCCGGACATTTGGGTGTTGGTCCTGTAACTTCTCAAACGCCAGACTGGTATCAGGCTGGTCCTGATGAGAAAGTCGGACTAGGCTTTTACGATGATGAGATGACTTTCAACATGAATGCCTTAAAATATACATACGACAATAAAGGCACAACCTTTGCCAATGCATCTAACGCGCCGGGTATTGGTGGACCAACAGGTTCAAATGATCCAACGGTAAATTATACGCCACCCACCAATTTAACCTGGCTGGTTACCGAAACCAATGGTGCGAAATACATTACCATTTCTGGTGGAGGTTTTATAGGTTATTATCTTGGCGTTTCGCAATATCAGATCTTATCGTTAAATGAAAACGAAATGTGGCTGCGCTGTTTGGATAAAGCCAACAGTGGCAATGCCTGGTATTTAAAACTGGTTAGAAAAGGTTATGTAAGGCCAATTGTGCAAAAGCCGATTCAGGCCGCAAACCTTGCTGATGATTTCCAGGGTACATCGAACTTCACCTGGACGGCGGAGAACATCAATTTTACAAGTCCTTACGATAATCCAGGCAAATTTCCTGTTAATACATCCGCAAAAGTGGGTTATTATGAAAAAAGAACAGGCGATGACGGTCAGTATGGAAACCTCAATGTAACCTTACCATACCGTTTTGACCTTGCGGCAAAAAACAAAGTCCGTTTAAAAGTTTTCATTCCCGGGGGTAACGATTTTACCAAATTACAGCCAAAAGTTTCGGTTAAGCTGCAAAACTCGCTGTTGGGTGGCAACGCTTATACGACACAGATCGAGATTGTTAAAACAATTGCTGCTGCCGATTACAATAAGTGGATACAGTTAGAGTTCGATTATTCAGGCTCGGCTGCCCAAACGTTATATGATAAAATTGTGGTTCAGTTGGGTGGCGAAGGTCATCCTGCTCCGGGCATATTTTACATCGATGATTTTGAGTTTAAGTAA
- a CDS encoding RagB/SusD family nutrient uptake outer membrane protein, with protein sequence MKIRHIKYSIAILVIMQLTVSCKKDFLELVPKGTATEENFYRNETEVYQGLISVYDVMQWGTTGGYTMKQPLLSAASDDCFAGGSNASDQPGWVAYDNFNMDSRLGPQVGLWSKNFTGVNRANIILEKIAKATTLSAGFKTRVTAEAKFLRAYFYFDLVRFFGNVPLITATIPTGELYTQTQSAPAAIYAQVEKDLREAYPSLPTTIATNEKGRISMGAAKALLAKVLLYQNDNAKLQEAATLFNDINKVGNPYGYSLLPNYADIFRPDNKFNAEVILEIPHSNLAAWGDWGWVNGGEGNVGTQFVGMDSYNGDTYSAGWGFCPVTLSLVNAMKTDPRFATSIIDGAALKAAGATYNGRYQNTDYFIKKYAPLKAYRSNSGTAELNWPIDEIEMRLADTYLMEAEALVRLNSDPTRALSLLTAVRARVGLPAVPATLDNIFNERRLELAFEGHRFFDLVRSGRAVTVLGPVGYKAGKSEFIPIPQQEIDLTKGVIKQNPGYN encoded by the coding sequence ATGAAAATTAGACATATAAAATATTCGATTGCCATTTTGGTGATCATGCAATTAACAGTTTCTTGCAAAAAAGACTTTTTAGAACTTGTACCCAAAGGAACTGCAACAGAAGAAAATTTTTACCGTAATGAAACCGAGGTTTATCAGGGCCTGATATCGGTTTATGATGTAATGCAATGGGGTACAACGGGTGGTTATACCATGAAACAGCCACTGCTTAGTGCCGCCTCCGACGATTGTTTTGCGGGTGGCAGTAATGCTTCCGATCAGCCGGGCTGGGTGGCTTACGATAACTTCAATATGGATTCGAGGTTAGGACCACAGGTGGGTTTATGGAGTAAAAACTTTACGGGAGTTAACCGCGCCAATATTATTTTAGAGAAAATTGCAAAAGCAACAACGCTAAGTGCGGGTTTTAAAACCAGGGTTACGGCAGAAGCTAAATTTTTAAGGGCGTATTTCTATTTCGACCTGGTAAGGTTTTTTGGAAACGTTCCGTTAATTACAGCTACCATCCCTACAGGAGAGTTGTATACCCAAACACAATCTGCACCGGCAGCAATTTATGCACAGGTAGAAAAAGACCTCCGCGAAGCATACCCTTCATTGCCTACCACCATTGCTACGAACGAAAAAGGCCGGATTTCGATGGGGGCTGCAAAAGCATTGCTGGCAAAGGTATTGTTATATCAAAATGATAATGCCAAACTTCAGGAAGCGGCTACATTGTTTAACGATATCAACAAGGTTGGAAATCCTTATGGATATTCCTTATTACCAAATTATGCCGATATTTTTAGGCCGGATAATAAATTCAATGCTGAAGTAATCCTCGAAATTCCACATTCTAATTTGGCAGCCTGGGGCGACTGGGGCTGGGTTAACGGTGGAGAAGGTAACGTAGGTACGCAGTTTGTGGGTATGGACAGTTACAATGGCGATACATATTCTGCAGGTTGGGGCTTCTGTCCGGTAACGCTGAGCCTGGTAAATGCCATGAAAACTGACCCACGATTTGCCACTTCTATCATAGATGGTGCTGCATTAAAAGCTGCAGGCGCAACTTATAACGGAAGGTACCAGAACACCGATTATTTTATCAAAAAATATGCGCCATTAAAAGCATACCGTTCAAACAGTGGTACTGCCGAATTAAACTGGCCGATTGATGAAATTGAAATGCGTTTGGCCGATACTTATTTAATGGAAGCTGAGGCTTTGGTGAGGTTAAACAGCGATCCAACTCGTGCATTATCATTACTTACTGCTGTAAGGGCAAGGGTAGGCTTGCCTGCGGTTCCTGCAACTTTAGATAATATCTTCAACGAGCGCAGGTTAGAACTTGCTTTTGAAGGGCACCGTTTCTTTGATCTTGTTCGCAGTGGCAGGGCCGTTACCGTTTTAGGTCCGGTGGGTTATAAAGCAGGTAAAAGTGAATTTATACCGATCCCACAGCAGGAAATCGATCTTACAAAAGGGGTAATTAAACAAAATCCAGGCTATAATTAA
- a CDS encoding ArsR/SmtB family transcription factor, translating to MDQVEIFKALSNKTRLQILGWLKEPELNFPEQPNADFENVGVCVGQIQIKSGLSQSTISEYLSILQRAELISSTRVGQWTYYKRNKEGLEKLSEIIHKAL from the coding sequence ATGGATCAGGTAGAAATATTTAAAGCCCTTTCGAACAAAACACGTTTACAGATTTTAGGCTGGCTAAAAGAGCCCGAGCTTAATTTTCCGGAACAGCCAAATGCCGATTTTGAAAACGTTGGTGTTTGTGTTGGGCAGATCCAGATTAAAAGTGGTTTATCACAAAGTACCATCTCCGAATACCTTTCTATTTTACAGCGTGCGGAATTAATCAGCTCCACCCGTGTTGGGCAATGGACTTATTACAAACGCAATAAAGAAGGTTTGGAAAAATTAAGCGAAATCATCCATAAAGCATTATAA
- a CDS encoding glycoside hydrolase family 16 protein — protein MIHSVKHFKSVVFAFAIGAMALSSCSKKGGDEGLVYVPPVVGPPVDKGWAFETTPTWADEFTNNGAPLSSNWDYDTGGGGWGNNELEYYTNTTNNANVANGILTITAKKENMGGMAYTSSRMVTRNKLDALYGRFEIKAKLPTGKGTWPAIWMLPTDRAYGDWPKSGEIDIMEHVGYDQDMVHFSTHSEAYYFKINTQKTITKKIDGASTAFHLYRVDWTPFAIRGYYDDVKVFEFTNEGTGYKVWPFDKRFHLLLNVAVGGDWGGANGIDDKIWPQKMEVDYVRYYKMIDK, from the coding sequence ATGATACATTCAGTAAAGCATTTTAAAAGTGTGGTTTTTGCTTTTGCAATTGGTGCAATGGCATTGAGTTCCTGTTCGAAAAAAGGGGGAGATGAAGGCTTGGTTTATGTACCGCCTGTAGTTGGACCACCTGTTGATAAAGGCTGGGCTTTTGAAACTACCCCCACATGGGCCGATGAATTTACCAATAACGGTGCGCCGCTTTCGAGCAATTGGGATTACGATACCGGAGGTGGTGGCTGGGGAAATAACGAGCTGGAGTATTACACCAATACCACCAATAATGCCAATGTGGCTAACGGAATATTAACCATTACCGCTAAAAAAGAGAATATGGGCGGCATGGCCTACACCTCATCCCGTATGGTAACCCGTAATAAACTTGATGCTTTATATGGACGTTTCGAAATTAAGGCGAAACTTCCGACAGGAAAAGGTACATGGCCTGCAATATGGATGTTACCAACCGACCGTGCTTATGGCGATTGGCCTAAATCAGGAGAAATAGACATTATGGAACATGTGGGCTACGATCAGGATATGGTACATTTTAGTACCCATAGCGAAGCTTATTATTTCAAAATTAATACCCAGAAAACCATTACAAAAAAAATTGATGGGGCAAGTACAGCTTTCCATTTGTACCGTGTAGATTGGACACCTTTTGCCATCCGGGGTTATTACGATGATGTAAAGGTATTTGAATTTACCAATGAAGGAACGGGTTACAAGGTTTGGCCTTTTGATAAACGTTTCCACCTGTTGTTAAATGTTGCTGTTGGTGGCGATTGGGGCGGAGCAAACGGTATTGATGATAAGATCTGGCCACAAAAAATGGAAGTAGATTATGTCCGTTATTACAAAATGATCGATAAATAA
- a CDS encoding TonB-dependent receptor, with protein sequence MNFYTEWLPKPKGRLFKILLIMKLTFVLLITTFLQLSYGAANAQNVTLSEKNTTLLKVFRKLNKSVGYSFLYDLDLLKEAKPVTIDIRNTDIKEALKRIFSDQPLGYTIKNNTIIIHRKSAEGTPLMIRSFVDIRGKVVDEKGQPMAGASVKVKGTNQGSVTDETGTFILKDVSEGATLVISYIGYENKEVTATNGLTVKLEPQAGLLADAVVIGYGTQKKSVVTGAIASVKAADLENAPVVRLEQSLQGRASGVNVMTSSGQPGDGGTIRIRGTANINNANPLFVVDGVVIGGGIEYLNQSDIESIEVLKDAASAAIYGTRAANGVIIVTTKKGANTGRIRLEYNNYIGTQAPSTKLNLLNATQYATIYNESQLADGITAVRFPNPAQYGEGTDWQAAVFNNSAKIQNHDLNMSGGNDKSIYYGSFSYFDQDGIVATSNSNFKRFTARFNFEHKITKNIKFGNSIGYTRINSVGVSTNTEYGSPLSRAINMDPITPVVETDPAKYGASKYLNNPVVRNDAGFPYGISDYAQSEVLNPVAALKVAQGNSWSDKIVGNAFAEVEFIKGLKFRSTGGVDLAFWGGQTFRPIYYLNSINQSTLTAYTRDNNRGLFWSLENTLSYDKTIGKHVFTALLGYSAQKNKGETQGGIKEGIPVDNIKDASLQFPVARTNSDFYGGEYLNTLNSIFGRVIYNYDEKYLFTGIIRRDGSSRFGPNNKYGYFPSASAGWVASREDFWPKNDIITFLKFRGSYGINGNDNIPDFSYLATVSGGRNYSLGTASGQTLINGVSPNALSNPDLKWEETSSVDLGFDATLFEGITLSTSYFNKKTYGMLLQQVVPSYVGNSGPYANTADLYNRGFEIELGWNKKIGEVSFHVAGNASFIKNQVTLLGADKDYIPSRQTITPQGLEVTRVAVGQPVDSFFGYQTAGLFQNQAEINNYKNGAGALIQPNAKPGDIKFLDLNGDGVISDADRTFLGRSNPNFTYGLTFSAKYKGFDISLFGQGVSGNMIFNGLRRFDLTPSNYTTNILNRWTGEGTSNTIPRVTLQDDNKNYSRVSSLFLESGAYFRLKNVQLGYTLPKQLVNKVGLDKLKVYVMGNNLFTLTKYTGYDPEIGGGSLGVDRGFYPQARSFFVGVNVGF encoded by the coding sequence ATGAATTTTTATACTGAATGGTTGCCCAAACCAAAGGGACGCCTGTTTAAAATTTTGTTGATTATGAAATTGACTTTTGTCTTGCTAATCACTACATTTTTACAGCTCAGTTACGGGGCTGCAAATGCACAAAACGTAACATTATCAGAAAAAAATACCACACTACTTAAAGTTTTTCGCAAGCTGAACAAAAGCGTGGGTTATAGTTTTCTGTACGATTTAGATCTTTTAAAGGAAGCTAAACCAGTAACCATCGATATCCGTAATACTGATATTAAAGAAGCGCTCAAACGTATTTTTAGTGATCAGCCGCTTGGCTACACCATAAAAAACAATACCATTATTATCCACCGTAAATCGGCAGAAGGTACGCCTTTAATGATACGTTCTTTTGTTGATATCAGGGGTAAGGTAGTTGATGAGAAAGGCCAACCCATGGCAGGAGCCAGTGTGAAGGTAAAAGGTACCAATCAAGGTTCGGTAACTGATGAAACGGGTACATTTATTTTAAAAGATGTAAGCGAAGGCGCAACGCTGGTGATTTCTTATATCGGTTACGAAAATAAAGAAGTAACGGCAACCAATGGCCTGACCGTAAAACTAGAACCGCAGGCAGGTTTATTGGCCGATGCAGTGGTAATTGGTTATGGTACACAAAAGAAAAGTGTGGTAACGGGCGCCATAGCTTCGGTTAAAGCTGCCGATCTGGAAAATGCACCGGTGGTACGTTTGGAGCAATCGCTACAAGGTAGGGCATCAGGTGTAAACGTAATGACGAGTTCTGGTCAGCCGGGCGATGGAGGTACCATCAGGATCCGCGGTACAGCCAATATCAATAATGCAAATCCATTATTTGTTGTGGATGGTGTGGTAATCGGTGGAGGTATCGAATATTTGAATCAATCAGATATCGAATCAATTGAGGTGTTAAAAGATGCCGCATCTGCCGCAATTTATGGTACACGCGCTGCAAACGGGGTAATTATTGTGACAACCAAAAAAGGCGCCAATACAGGGAGGATCAGATTGGAGTATAATAATTATATCGGTACACAGGCACCTTCTACAAAACTTAATTTGTTAAATGCTACGCAATATGCTACCATTTACAACGAATCGCAATTGGCCGATGGAATTACCGCGGTGCGTTTCCCTAATCCGGCACAATATGGTGAAGGAACTGATTGGCAGGCGGCAGTTTTTAATAACAGCGCCAAAATCCAAAACCACGATTTAAACATGAGTGGAGGAAATGATAAGTCTATATATTATGGCTCGTTCAGTTATTTCGATCAGGATGGTATTGTGGCTACATCCAATTCGAATTTTAAAAGATTTACTGCCAGGTTTAACTTCGAACATAAAATTACAAAGAACATCAAGTTTGGTAATTCGATCGGTTATACCAGGATCAATTCGGTTGGCGTAAGTACCAATACCGAATATGGTTCGCCATTAAGCAGGGCCATTAATATGGATCCGATAACACCTGTTGTGGAAACCGATCCGGCTAAATATGGTGCTTCAAAGTACCTTAATAATCCGGTAGTGAGAAATGATGCTGGTTTCCCTTATGGTATTTCTGATTATGCCCAATCGGAGGTTCTAAACCCGGTTGCAGCACTAAAGGTTGCCCAGGGCAATAGCTGGAGCGATAAAATAGTGGGTAATGCTTTTGCAGAGGTAGAATTTATAAAAGGTTTAAAATTTAGAAGTACCGGAGGTGTGGATCTTGCTTTTTGGGGCGGGCAGACTTTTCGCCCGATTTATTACCTGAATTCGATTAATCAATCAACCCTAACCGCTTATACCAGAGATAATAACAGAGGTTTATTCTGGTCTTTAGAAAATACCTTAAGCTATGATAAAACCATTGGTAAACATGTATTTACGGCTTTATTAGGTTATTCGGCACAGAAAAACAAAGGCGAAACTCAGGGCGGAATTAAAGAAGGTATTCCGGTTGATAACATTAAAGATGCCTCCTTACAGTTTCCGGTGGCTAGAACAAATTCTGATTTTTATGGGGGCGAATACCTGAACACTTTAAACTCCATATTTGGTCGTGTAATTTATAATTACGATGAAAAATACCTTTTTACGGGTATCATCCGTAGAGATGGTTCCTCACGTTTTGGCCCTAATAATAAATACGGTTATTTCCCTTCTGCATCGGCAGGTTGGGTAGCCTCTCGTGAAGATTTCTGGCCTAAAAATGATATCATCACCTTTTTAAAGTTTAGAGGATCGTATGGTATTAACGGTAATGATAATATTCCCGATTTCAGCTACCTGGCAACGGTTAGCGGCGGCCGGAATTACTCATTGGGAACAGCGTCAGGCCAAACGCTTATTAATGGCGTGAGTCCGAATGCGCTTTCCAATCCTGATTTAAAATGGGAAGAAACCTCTTCAGTTGATTTAGGTTTTGATGCTACCTTATTTGAAGGCATTACTTTAAGTACCAGCTATTTTAATAAAAAAACGTATGGAATGTTATTGCAACAGGTAGTGCCATCATACGTGGGTAATAGTGGTCCTTATGCCAATACTGCCGATTTATACAACAGAGGTTTCGAAATTGAACTGGGATGGAACAAAAAAATTGGTGAAGTGAGCTTCCATGTTGCCGGTAATGCTTCATTTATCAAAAACCAGGTAACCTTATTAGGTGCAGATAAAGATTATATCCCAAGCAGACAAACCATTACGCCGCAAGGTTTAGAGGTAACGCGTGTAGCTGTTGGCCAGCCGGTTGATTCGTTTTTCGGATACCAGACTGCAGGCCTTTTCCAGAACCAGGCAGAAATCAACAATTATAAAAATGGTGCAGGTGCTTTAATTCAGCCCAATGCAAAACCAGGTGATATTAAATTTTTGGATCTGAATGGTGATGGTGTAATCAGCGATGCTGACAGAACCTTCTTAGGCCGATCGAATCCGAATTTTACTTATGGTTTAACATTTTCTGCAAAATATAAAGGCTTTGATATTTCGTTGTTTGGACAGGGTGTTTCAGGAAATATGATCTTCAATGGATTAAGAAGGTTCGATTTAACTCCATCAAACTACACCACCAATATTTTAAACAGGTGGACAGGTGAGGGAACAAGCAATACCATACCAAGGGTAACCCTACAGGATGATAACAAAAACTATAGCCGGGTATCGAGCCTGTTTTTAGAAAGCGGTGCATATTTCAGGTTAAAGAATGTTCAATTGGGCTACACCTTGCCTAAGCAACTGGTAAATAAGGTTGGTTTGGATAAGTTAAAAGTTTATGTAATGGGTAACAACCTATTTACGCTGACGAAATACACCGGTTATGATCCGGAAATCGGAGGCGGAAGCTTAGGTGTAGACCGTGGTTTTTATCCTCAGGCCAGATCATTTTTTGTAGGCGTAAATGTTGGATTTTAA
- a CDS encoding RNA polymerase sigma factor, translated as MSSYQTLSDHELFVLMQDGDKYAFEEIYERFNGLLYIYACKMVPDREDARDIVQEIFVYLWSNPNIKIKSQLSGYLYTAVRYKVFDWLDKNKSRSNYLQSLENFADQGDYVTDNYIREREFASIIEKEVSLLPPKMRLIFEMSRQQHLSQKEIADILHLSDKTVKKQMSNALKVLRLKLTSFLLLAIILMIR; from the coding sequence GTGTCATCATATCAAACATTAAGCGATCACGAACTTTTCGTCCTGATGCAGGATGGGGATAAGTATGCGTTCGAAGAAATTTACGAACGGTTTAACGGTTTGTTATATATCTATGCCTGCAAAATGGTACCCGATAGGGAAGATGCAAGGGATATTGTGCAGGAAATTTTTGTATACCTCTGGAGCAACCCTAATATTAAAATCAAATCACAGTTATCAGGCTATCTTTATACTGCAGTGAGGTATAAAGTTTTCGATTGGCTGGATAAAAATAAATCGCGTTCCAATTATTTACAATCATTGGAAAATTTTGCCGATCAGGGCGATTATGTTACCGATAACTATATCCGTGAACGCGAATTTGCTTCAATTATTGAAAAGGAAGTATCGTTACTACCGCCTAAAATGCGCCTCATCTTCGAAATGAGCCGCCAGCAGCACCTTAGCCAGAAAGAAATTGCCGATATTTTGCATTTATCAGATAAAACGGTAAAAAAACAAATGAGCAATGCACTTAAGGTTTTGAGGCTAAAACTCACTTCGTTTTTATTGCTGGCCATAATTTTAATGATCCGTTGA